In a genomic window of Dehalococcoidia bacterium:
- a CDS encoding 4Fe-4S dicluster domain-containing protein, which produces MKRIYPIEDFCIACRHCELMCQLEHSPSRDLIQLFKGTSSSSLKRIFVLQKGPVSLALNCRHCDEPLCAYACVAGALTKDPATGIVNFNQDKCIGCWTCIVACPYGVIVRNPGTGRITKCDLCPGRDVPACVEACPNGALALAEA; this is translated from the coding sequence TTGAAACGCATTTATCCCATCGAGGACTTCTGTATCGCTTGCCGGCATTGCGAGCTGATGTGTCAGCTTGAGCATTCCCCCAGCCGCGACCTTATCCAACTCTTCAAGGGCACCTCCTCTTCTTCTCTCAAACGCATCTTCGTCCTGCAGAAAGGCCCTGTATCCCTCGCCCTCAACTGCCGCCACTGCGACGAGCCCCTGTGCGCTTACGCCTGCGTGGCGGGGGCGCTGACCAAGGACCCAGCGACGGGGATCGTCAACTTCAACCAGGACAAGTGCATCGGCTGCTGGACATGCATCGTGGCGTGCCCCTACGGGGTCATCGTCCGCAACCCCGGTACCGGCCGCATCACCAAGTGCGACCTGTGTCCGGGCCGAGATGTTCCGGCCTGCGTTGAGGCGTGCCCCAACGGGGCGCTCGCGCTGGCGGAGGCGTAG